A genomic window from Prunus persica cultivar Lovell chromosome G2, Prunus_persica_NCBIv2, whole genome shotgun sequence includes:
- the LOC18787438 gene encoding zinc finger A20 and AN1 domain-containing stress-associated protein 8, with protein sequence MEHNETGCQAPPEAPKLCANNCGFFGSAATMNLCSKCHKDLILKQEQAKVAAASIDCAVNGNPNDRGKEPIATVDVDVQAGSADLMLISTQASSTPSLDIKSEEKVKETPNRCGTCKKRVGLTGFNCRCGNLFCSLHRYSDKHNCPYDYRSAAQDAIAKANPVVKAEKLDKI encoded by the coding sequence atggagcaCAACGAGACAGGGTGTCAAGCTCCTCCTGAAGCTCCCAAGCTCTGTGCCAACAACTGCGGATTCTTTGGAAGTGCAGCAACAATGAATTTGTGTTCCAAATGCCACAAGGACTTGATATTGAAGCAAGAACAGGCTAAAGTTGCTGCAGCATCCATTGATTGTGCTGTGAATGGCAATCCCAATGACAGAGGGAAGGAGCCTATTGCTACTGTTGATGTAGATGTACAAGCTGGGTCCGCAGATTTGATGCTCATCTCAACACAGGCTTCCTCTACTCCATCTTTGGACATTAAGAGTGAGGAGAAGGTGAAAGAGACTCCAAACAGGTGCGGAACTTGTAAGAAACGTGTTGGTCTAACCGGCTTCAATTGCCGTTGTGGAAATCTCTTTTGTTCACTCCATCGTTACTCGGATAAACACAACTGCCCCTATGATTACCGAAGTGCTGCTCAGGATGCTATAGCAAAAGCCAACCCGGTTGTGAAGGCAGAA